One genomic segment of Spartobacteria bacterium includes these proteins:
- a CDS encoding hybrid sensor histidine kinase/response regulator, giving the protein MDKGAGVTRLLCIRNRLITVYLLGITLILLIFGSALIYASHKAVKDQEKAFNQQQALQTMLVKQAFEDHIAMLSGHVRLLAKWCASQVRELPATLSALENTCDFQPALHPEIMAYVYVDHESDVFLRPPKSDCPESLLKQIALQSYDNYEQSDPDASSMTPYIAPLYVSVHYQLMAIVCPLPESGGMNGAMVCLIDFHQLSKRYVGAMRSGKYGAGYMLNGQGTVIYDHEEHVIGRNVKDGLHADYPDLLRVDHRLLTEESGMDRYEFTVQRGGEVRKKLTAWNAFNAGTNKLIIALAAPDSEIDAVLFGLRMQIILLMSVFVVTVLFSSALFYHFRQKMLVKHAKMLEQMVDERTHELAESEEKFSTMFRSGPTVIVLQALDNGELLDVNQAFVEKCGMDASEVIGKTPTELKLWADPEKEMIMRNHVQTSGRVESGEAFFRIADGRIVPAVWSAEKVRIKNRDCVLFSAYDISERMKAEAERRHMEIQMQQIQRLESLGVLAGGIAHDFSNLLGALFGNIDLACHFIRTNSIEKAEDVLGKAMSVFQRAKDLTQQLLTFSKGGVPSTRLVAVEPLLRKNARFVLGGTNVSAVFHIADDLWNCELDVSQFDRAIDNLLINALQAMAPDSGTVTFTAENVQHTQELPHLLRDRQCIRIQITDTGPGIPPDIAANIFDPFFTTKASGSGLGLATAFSIISKHEGVIELDAHAAQTTFVIYLPATHEAADVEEDEQQQMICGRGRVLVMDDEGPVREFMRMVLEEGGFEIGEAADTEEVLARHLESIQSPPYYDYIILDLVIPGGEGGKDVAPIIRKRQENVILIATSGYSDDPVMADPHSFGFDYVLRKPFIAKDIMQCLLTARGAAVQADEMSRADCGGGAGT; this is encoded by the coding sequence ATGGACAAAGGGGCCGGAGTGACGAGACTGCTGTGTATTCGTAATCGTTTAATAACTGTTTATTTACTGGGGATTACCCTTATTTTACTGATCTTTGGTTCGGCATTGATTTACGCATCTCATAAGGCGGTAAAAGATCAGGAAAAGGCTTTTAACCAGCAGCAGGCCTTGCAGACAATGCTCGTGAAACAGGCTTTTGAAGATCATATCGCCATGTTGTCTGGGCATGTGCGTTTATTGGCGAAATGGTGCGCAAGTCAGGTTCGCGAACTTCCGGCCACGTTGTCAGCACTGGAAAATACCTGTGATTTTCAGCCGGCGCTGCATCCTGAAATCATGGCGTACGTCTATGTTGATCACGAGTCGGATGTTTTTCTTCGTCCACCGAAATCGGACTGCCCGGAATCGCTGCTCAAACAAATAGCACTACAGAGTTATGATAACTATGAGCAGTCAGATCCCGACGCATCGTCGATGACACCCTATATTGCCCCGTTGTACGTGAGTGTGCATTATCAGTTGATGGCGATTGTATGTCCGTTGCCGGAATCGGGCGGAATGAACGGAGCCATGGTCTGCCTGATTGATTTCCATCAGTTGTCTAAACGCTATGTGGGAGCCATGCGGTCGGGAAAATATGGTGCGGGGTATATGCTCAATGGACAGGGGACAGTGATTTACGATCATGAGGAGCACGTTATTGGTCGGAATGTGAAGGATGGCCTTCACGCAGATTATCCGGATCTGTTGCGCGTGGATCATCGTCTTCTGACTGAAGAATCGGGCATGGATCGTTATGAATTTACTGTGCAACGAGGCGGCGAAGTCCGCAAAAAACTGACGGCATGGAATGCGTTCAATGCGGGGACAAATAAGCTGATCATTGCCTTGGCGGCACCCGATTCTGAAATCGATGCCGTTCTTTTCGGGCTGCGCATGCAGATCATTCTGCTCATGTCGGTTTTTGTGGTCACGGTTCTCTTCAGTAGCGCGCTTTTTTATCATTTCAGGCAGAAAATGCTGGTTAAGCACGCAAAAATGCTGGAGCAGATGGTGGATGAACGAACCCATGAACTGGCCGAAAGCGAGGAAAAGTTTTCTACGATGTTTCGATCTGGCCCCACGGTTATCGTGCTTCAAGCACTGGATAACGGAGAGCTGCTTGACGTAAATCAGGCGTTTGTCGAAAAATGTGGTATGGATGCGTCGGAGGTGATCGGCAAGACGCCGACGGAGTTGAAGCTGTGGGCCGATCCGGAAAAAGAAATGATCATGCGCAATCATGTACAGACGTCCGGTCGCGTGGAGTCAGGTGAAGCGTTTTTTCGCATCGCAGATGGTCGCATTGTACCTGCGGTCTGGTCTGCGGAGAAAGTTCGCATAAAAAACAGAGATTGCGTCCTGTTTTCTGCCTACGACATATCCGAGCGAATGAAAGCGGAAGCGGAACGGCGGCACATGGAAATTCAGATGCAGCAAATTCAGCGTCTGGAGAGTCTTGGTGTTTTGGCCGGCGGCATAGCCCATGATTTCAGCAATTTGCTGGGTGCCCTGTTTGGTAATATTGATTTGGCGTGTCATTTTATTCGTACCAATTCCATTGAAAAAGCCGAAGATGTGCTGGGTAAAGCCATGAGCGTCTTTCAGAGAGCCAAAGATTTAACGCAGCAGCTGTTAACCTTTTCCAAAGGCGGGGTGCCATCAACGCGTCTTGTTGCTGTGGAACCCCTGTTACGGAAAAATGCCCGATTTGTTCTGGGCGGAACCAATGTGTCGGCTGTGTTCCATATTGCAGATGATTTATGGAACTGTGAACTGGATGTAAGTCAATTTGACCGAGCCATTGATAATCTTCTGATCAACGCCCTGCAGGCGATGGCCCCGGACAGTGGCACGGTGACCTTCACTGCGGAAAATGTCCAACATACGCAGGAGCTTCCTCATTTACTTCGTGACCGGCAGTGCATTCGTATACAGATTACGGATACAGGTCCGGGTATCCCGCCAGATATTGCGGCGAATATTTTTGATCCGTTTTTCACGACAAAGGCCTCGGGCAGCGGGCTCGGTTTGGCGACCGCCTTTTCCATCATATCCAAACATGAGGGAGTGATCGAACTGGATGCCCATGCTGCGCAAACCACCTTTGTGATATATCTGCCGGCGACGCATGAAGCGGCGGACGTGGAAGAAGATGAACAGCAGCAGATGATCTGCGGTCGTGGTCGCGTTCTTGTGATGGATGATGAAGGGCCGGTTCGGGAATTTATGCGCATGGTATTAGAGGAGGGTGGCTTTGAAATAGGTGAGGCGGCAGATACCGAAGAGGTGCTGGCGCGCCATCTTGAATCCATTCAGTCCCCGCCGTACTATGATTACATCATTTTAGATCTGGTTATTCCCGGGGGAGAGGGCGGCAAAGATGTTGCGCCGATAATCAGGAAACGGCAGGAGAACGTGATTCTGATTGCCACCAGCGGCTATTCTGATGATCCCGTTATGGCCGATCCACACTCATTCGGGTTTGACTATGTGTTGCGAAAGCCTTTCATTGCCAAAGATATAATGCAGTGCTTGCTTACAGCACGGGGCGCTGCGGTCCAGGCAGATGAAATGAGCCGAGCTGATTGCGGCGGGGGCGCAGGGACATAG
- a CDS encoding redox-sensing transcriptional repressor Rex, giving the protein MTNTGLPRTAGVPTLKRLPLYLRYMRELKTQGCEYASGAVVARDLCLDPIVVRKDLAITGVVGKPRMGFPVNELIEAIQLFLGWSNTTDAFLVGAGHMGKALLGYQGFRQYGLSIVAGFDSDPALIGTNIHGKNILDVNEMPILAQRMHVQLGILTVSAEAAQDVAEMMVAAGFRGIWNFTPVRLDVPSHVILQREDLASSLAVLSHKLYVNQK; this is encoded by the coding sequence ATGACGAATACGGGATTGCCTCGGACAGCCGGTGTACCGACATTAAAACGGCTGCCTCTCTATTTACGATATATGCGCGAACTGAAAACCCAGGGATGCGAGTATGCATCGGGTGCTGTGGTGGCCAGAGATTTATGTCTCGATCCCATTGTTGTTCGTAAAGATCTGGCGATAACTGGCGTGGTCGGAAAGCCGCGAATGGGGTTTCCGGTTAATGAACTGATTGAAGCGATTCAATTGTTTTTGGGCTGGAGCAATACCACCGACGCGTTTCTTGTCGGTGCCGGGCATATGGGCAAAGCATTGCTGGGCTATCAGGGATTTCGTCAGTATGGCTTGTCGATTGTGGCCGGATTTGACTCCGACCCCGCGTTGATCGGAACCAACATTCACGGAAAAAATATTCTCGATGTGAATGAAATGCCCATTCTTGCACAAAGAATGCATGTGCAGCTGGGGATTCTTACGGTCTCTGCCGAGGCGGCGCAGGACGTGGCCGAGATGATGGTTGCCGCCGGTTTTCGCGGTATATGGAATTTTACTCCCGTGCGGCTGGATGTGCCGTCGCACGTGATCTTGCAGAGGGAAGATCTGGCGTCCAGCTTGGCGGTCTTGTCGCACAAGCTGTACGTTAATCAAAAATAA
- a CDS encoding (2Fe-2S) ferredoxin domain-containing protein, with amino-acid sequence MMKHQIVICMGSSCFARGNDENLATIQHYLSENKLEATVHLVGSRCEGKCSSGPILSIDDTVHKQVTPDRVIDVLNVHFSGLIAGADNE; translated from the coding sequence ATGATGAAACATCAGATTGTAATTTGCATGGGCAGCTCGTGTTTTGCACGGGGAAATGATGAAAATCTTGCAACCATTCAGCATTATCTTTCAGAAAATAAACTGGAAGCAACGGTGCATTTGGTGGGGAGCCGCTGCGAAGGAAAATGTTCGTCGGGACCTATTTTATCGATTGATGACACCGTACACAAACAGGTGACTCCTGACCGGGTGATTGACGTGCTGAATGTGCATTTCAGCGGCCTTATTGCCGGAGCAGATAATGAATGA
- a CDS encoding 4Fe-4S dicluster domain-containing protein, translating to MNEKYPVFTTETECQDCYKCLRSCPVKAIKIEKARAAVMADMCIACGRCVAVCPAGAKKIRRDLSKVKRLLNAGRKVYVSLAPSYAGVMRGWTDQKLIAALKKLGVTGVSETALGAQLVSRQVSREMAENKTRKLYLSTACPAAVDYIVKYRPELKKWLTEWLSPMIAHARLLHRTYGDEAAVVFIGPCVAKKKEADEFYHDVDAAITFDELKDWLEESGLSPQSVAEHADAAFVPETSHEGAIYPVAGGMIETLKALGQGKGGGMVTVSGMDYMQQAFAVLDADKLTHPVFMELLACEGGCVNGPGCGIGNEVLLNELEIRSRVDVGNLAESAVAVPDISRKIEGMTARTSKYTVTEIESALHAVGKYEPLDELNCGGCGYDTCRAFAEGLLEGRAEPSMCLSFLRRQVQKKANALLRCMPSGVVIADAQLHVVECNRNFAMLFGDETLMSYDIRPGLEGASLDKIVPFVDVFHDVLRNETEYRNDMMRVGSKLLRVTVFSIDPHQIVGCIILDVTRTELRREQIAQRAREVINKNLVTVQEVACKLGEHMADTEILLRSIAEDYAGDEEFKHRQKLIGMDE from the coding sequence ATGAATGAGAAATACCCCGTATTCACCACCGAAACGGAATGTCAGGATTGTTACAAGTGTCTGCGCAGCTGTCCGGTAAAAGCGATTAAAATTGAGAAAGCCCGTGCGGCGGTCATGGCGGATATGTGCATTGCATGCGGACGCTGTGTGGCGGTTTGCCCGGCCGGCGCGAAGAAAATTCGCAGGGATCTTTCTAAAGTCAAACGGCTACTGAATGCAGGAAGAAAGGTATATGTATCCCTCGCTCCGTCTTATGCGGGGGTTATGCGCGGCTGGACGGATCAGAAATTGATCGCCGCTCTGAAAAAACTTGGTGTGACCGGGGTCAGTGAAACGGCGCTAGGTGCGCAGCTGGTCAGTCGTCAGGTGTCCAGAGAAATGGCGGAAAACAAGACGAGAAAGCTGTACCTGTCCACGGCCTGTCCCGCCGCAGTGGACTATATTGTGAAATATCGTCCAGAGCTTAAAAAATGGCTGACAGAATGGTTGTCGCCAATGATCGCTCACGCGCGGTTATTGCATCGCACCTATGGCGATGAGGCGGCGGTGGTTTTTATTGGCCCCTGCGTGGCAAAGAAAAAAGAAGCAGATGAATTTTACCACGATGTGGATGCCGCTATTACCTTTGATGAGCTGAAGGACTGGCTTGAAGAAAGCGGTCTGTCTCCGCAGTCGGTGGCTGAGCATGCGGACGCCGCTTTTGTGCCGGAAACATCGCATGAAGGGGCGATCTATCCCGTAGCCGGCGGCATGATCGAGACATTGAAGGCGCTGGGACAGGGCAAAGGGGGCGGGATGGTAACGGTGTCGGGCATGGATTATATGCAGCAGGCCTTTGCCGTATTGGATGCAGATAAATTGACTCATCCGGTATTTATGGAGCTGCTGGCCTGCGAAGGTGGTTGTGTCAACGGTCCGGGATGCGGGATCGGGAATGAAGTGCTTTTAAATGAATTGGAAATTCGCAGCAGGGTTGATGTCGGCAACCTGGCGGAATCCGCTGTCGCCGTTCCTGATATTTCGCGTAAGATCGAAGGCATGACGGCCAGAACCTCGAAGTATACGGTCACGGAAATCGAATCAGCACTGCATGCGGTGGGAAAATACGAACCTCTCGATGAATTGAACTGCGGCGGTTGCGGCTATGATACGTGCAGAGCCTTTGCAGAAGGATTGCTGGAAGGGCGTGCCGAACCGTCGATGTGTTTATCTTTTTTACGTCGTCAGGTGCAGAAAAAAGCCAATGCGCTGTTGCGCTGTATGCCGTCCGGCGTGGTGATTGCCGATGCGCAGTTGCATGTGGTGGAATGTAATCGCAATTTTGCTATGCTCTTCGGCGATGAAACCCTCATGAGTTATGATATTCGTCCGGGACTGGAAGGTGCCAGCCTCGATAAAATCGTTCCTTTTGTCGATGTCTTTCATGATGTTCTGCGCAACGAAACGGAGTATCGCAACGACATGATGCGGGTGGGCAGCAAACTGTTGCGCGTAACCGTCTTCAGTATCGATCCCCACCAGATTGTTGGCTGCATTATTTTGGATGTGACCCGTACAGAACTCCGCCGCGAACAGATTGCTCAGCGTGCCAGAGAGGTGATCAATAAGAATTTGGTAACCGTGCAGGAAGTCGCCTGCAAGCTCGGTGAACATATGGCCGATACGGAGATTCTTCTGCGGTCTATTGCAGAAGATTATGCCGGCGATGAAGAATTCAAGCATCGCCAGAAACTCATCGGAATGGATGAATAG
- a CDS encoding serine/threonine protein phosphatase — translation MTALFKEVEFCQTRKFTEQICGDAFMSRKEENDRIITVLSDGLGSGVKANILASMTATMALKFIASDFDFMHCAEIMVNALPVCQVRKIGYATYTIVDCRKDGTARVIEQGNPAFLFIRNGELCELPCTTREKRPDDYRKLSFYEFKTQPEDRIVFFSDGITESGLGTPIYPLGWRRSGCADFVVDQVKKQPSISARRLAADVIREARHKERGWQAGDDMTCAVIYFRNPRHTLILTGPPFDEERDVEYAELIEQYPGKKVICGGTSVNIVSRLLHRDITTDLRKVQRGMPPVSEMDGVDLVTEGILTLTSTLRRLNNEERAGNGDAADQLVEMLRESDIIDFVVGTRINEAHQDPRLPVDLDIRRNLVRQLAKTLEEKYLKQVTLKFI, via the coding sequence ATGACTGCACTATTTAAAGAAGTAGAATTCTGCCAAACCCGCAAATTTACAGAACAGATCTGCGGCGATGCTTTTATGTCGCGCAAAGAGGAGAATGATCGAATTATCACTGTGCTCTCCGACGGATTGGGCAGCGGCGTAAAAGCGAATATTCTCGCCTCCATGACGGCCACCATGGCACTGAAATTTATCGCCAGCGATTTTGATTTTATGCATTGTGCAGAAATCATGGTCAACGCCCTTCCGGTCTGTCAGGTACGCAAAATCGGCTACGCTACCTATACCATCGTGGACTGTCGCAAAGATGGAACGGCACGCGTTATTGAACAGGGCAACCCTGCTTTTCTGTTTATTCGTAACGGGGAACTATGTGAACTTCCCTGTACGACGAGGGAGAAACGTCCCGACGATTACCGAAAATTATCTTTCTATGAATTTAAAACACAGCCCGAAGACCGCATCGTTTTTTTCTCCGACGGGATTACCGAATCAGGTCTGGGCACGCCTATATATCCCCTGGGATGGCGTCGTTCCGGCTGTGCTGATTTTGTTGTCGATCAGGTCAAAAAACAACCTTCGATATCCGCCCGCCGGCTGGCTGCAGATGTAATCAGGGAAGCGCGTCACAAAGAACGCGGCTGGCAGGCGGGCGATGATATGACCTGCGCAGTGATATATTTTCGAAATCCGCGCCATACCCTGATTCTTACCGGCCCGCCCTTTGATGAAGAACGCGACGTGGAATATGCCGAACTCATCGAGCAGTATCCCGGTAAAAAGGTCATTTGCGGCGGAACCAGTGTGAACATTGTATCGCGCCTGCTCCATCGGGATATTACAACGGATTTACGTAAAGTACAACGCGGTATGCCGCCGGTTTCCGAGATGGATGGAGTGGATTTGGTGACAGAAGGCATCTTGACGCTGACCAGTACGCTGCGCCGGCTGAACAATGAGGAACGCGCAGGAAACGGCGATGCCGCCGATCAATTGGTAGAAATGTTAAGAGAAAGCGATATCATCGATTTTGTCGTGGGAACACGTATCAACGAAGCCCATCAGGATCCGCGACTGCCCGTAGATCTCGATATTCGGCGAAATCTCGTGCGGCAGCTCGCAAAGACGTTAGAAGAGAAATATTTAAAACAGGTAACATTAAAATTCATATGA
- a CDS encoding 4Fe-4S dicluster domain-containing protein, whose translation MNYDNYADRLRREILIRVAQAVNSDDPESELDHIAVDMRPRDYSPVSRCCIYKDRAMIKYRCMAALGFSIENEVDEARVLSDYYREAVQRPAGGDGVLTIINEACTGCVRSRYVATDACRGCIAHPCIINCPRQAIEMVNGQAEIDPAKCINCGICMQACPYHAIIRVPIPCEEACPVGAITKDETGRVAIDFDKCTFCGKCAQACPFAAIVAESQLLDVLQSLRSNKKVIAIIAPAVIGQFPGTMAQFFDTLKTIGFDDVVEVAFGAEETVRQETAEWQERMERGDAFMTTSCCPAYVEAAHRHIPELEPFVSHTPSPMVLCARQVKKVHPEACIVFVGPCIAKRYEAIKAESVDYVLTFDELGAMLVALGGDVQASEETALPMEPGADARGFAASGGVTEAIRNAAPDGCNLQPVQIDGLDKKSIAMLRAYAKKKQCPGNFIEVMSCQGGCIAGPRTLISPKKGAAKLKEFVKNSPRSNML comes from the coding sequence ATGAACTACGATAATTACGCAGACCGGCTTCGCCGGGAAATTTTAATTCGCGTGGCGCAGGCCGTGAATAGTGACGATCCTGAATCGGAACTGGATCATATCGCAGTCGATATGCGTCCTCGTGATTACAGCCCTGTATCGCGTTGTTGTATTTATAAAGACCGGGCGATGATCAAATATCGCTGTATGGCGGCACTGGGTTTTTCCATTGAAAACGAAGTCGATGAAGCCCGTGTTCTCAGCGATTATTATCGCGAAGCGGTGCAGCGCCCCGCAGGTGGTGACGGCGTTCTGACCATCATCAACGAAGCCTGTACCGGATGCGTGCGCAGCCGATACGTGGCCACGGATGCCTGCCGCGGGTGCATTGCCCATCCCTGCATTATTAATTGCCCGCGTCAGGCCATTGAAATGGTCAACGGACAGGCTGAAATCGACCCTGCAAAATGCATCAACTGCGGCATCTGTATGCAGGCCTGTCCCTATCATGCCATTATTCGCGTTCCCATTCCCTGTGAAGAGGCCTGTCCAGTTGGCGCCATTACCAAGGATGAAACGGGACGCGTGGCTATCGATTTTGATAAGTGCACATTCTGCGGAAAATGTGCTCAGGCTTGTCCCTTTGCCGCCATTGTTGCGGAATCGCAGCTGCTGGATGTGCTTCAATCCCTGCGCAGCAATAAAAAAGTCATCGCTATCATTGCCCCTGCAGTGATCGGGCAGTTTCCCGGAACCATGGCTCAGTTTTTCGATACGTTGAAGACCATCGGATTCGACGACGTCGTCGAAGTGGCCTTTGGCGCAGAAGAAACGGTGCGGCAGGAAACCGCAGAATGGCAGGAGAGAATGGAACGAGGCGATGCGTTTATGACGACGTCCTGCTGTCCCGCTTATGTCGAAGCCGCACATCGTCACATCCCCGAACTCGAACCCTTTGTATCGCATACCCCGTCGCCCATGGTGTTGTGTGCCCGTCAGGTTAAAAAAGTGCACCCCGAAGCCTGCATCGTTTTTGTGGGACCATGCATCGCAAAACGCTACGAAGCCATAAAAGCAGAATCCGTGGACTATGTCTTAACCTTCGATGAATTAGGTGCCATGCTCGTCGCCCTGGGCGGTGATGTGCAGGCCAGCGAAGAAACCGCCCTGCCCATGGAGCCGGGAGCGGACGCCCGGGGATTTGCCGCCAGTGGTGGAGTCACCGAAGCCATTCGCAACGCCGCGCCCGATGGTTGTAATCTGCAGCCCGTTCAAATTGACGGATTAGATAAAAAGAGCATCGCTATGCTGCGCGCATACGCCAAAAAGAAACAGTGCCCCGGAAACTTCATTGAAGTCATGAGTTGTCAGGGAGGATGTATCGCAGGCCCCCGAACCCTCATCTCCCCGAAAAAAGGTGCCGCCAAACTTAAGGAATTTGTAAAAAACAGCCCCCGGTCGAATATGTTGTAA
- a CDS encoding ParB/RepB/Spo0J family partition protein: MKPVVCIRQTNHLNNLEVDVSTKRTGLGKGLEALIQEATPGVGDMHESRTRDDVAAATLHVSQALIDRNPWQPRQEFGEEALDDLVRSVQEMGILQPLLVRPKGEDRYELIAGERRLTAARRAGMDSVPVIVRHFDDREALEVALVENLQRENLNPIEEAEGYQQLSEQFGLTQEQIAKRVGKGRATITNTMRLLKLNDGVKAMVFRDQLSPGHAKILLGVDNLDEQETLAQKVVKEGLSVRALEKIMARRNIPVKEVVRSNDIPDSHVQYLTERLQHHFKTAVSLSSCGEQSNGRRVKGVLSLEYYSNEDLDRLMRQMGLPDES; this comes from the coding sequence ATGAAACCTGTTGTTTGCATTAGGCAGACCAATCATTTGAATAATTTAGAGGTGGATGTGTCAACGAAAAGAACTGGTTTGGGAAAAGGGCTGGAAGCATTAATACAGGAGGCAACGCCTGGTGTAGGCGATATGCATGAATCGCGGACGAGGGATGATGTTGCTGCTGCGACACTTCATGTTTCACAGGCCTTGATTGATAGGAATCCGTGGCAGCCGCGGCAGGAATTTGGCGAAGAGGCACTGGATGACTTGGTGAGGTCGGTTCAGGAAATGGGTATTCTACAACCATTGCTGGTGAGGCCAAAGGGCGAGGATCGTTATGAGTTGATTGCGGGGGAAAGACGATTGACGGCGGCTCGTCGTGCAGGCATGGACAGTGTGCCGGTCATTGTACGCCACTTCGATGATCGTGAGGCACTGGAAGTGGCACTGGTGGAGAATTTACAGCGGGAAAATTTGAATCCCATCGAGGAAGCCGAGGGATATCAGCAGCTATCAGAGCAATTCGGGCTGACGCAGGAGCAGATTGCTAAACGTGTGGGCAAGGGGCGGGCTACGATTACGAATACTATGCGTTTATTGAAGTTGAATGACGGGGTTAAGGCGATGGTTTTTCGTGACCAGTTATCGCCGGGCCACGCGAAAATTTTACTGGGTGTGGACAATTTGGATGAGCAGGAAACACTGGCACAGAAGGTGGTAAAGGAAGGGTTGTCGGTGCGGGCGTTAGAGAAAATTATGGCTCGTCGCAATATACCGGTGAAAGAGGTTGTTCGCAGTAATGATATTCCGGATTCGCATGTACAATATTTGACGGAGCGATTGCAGCACCATTTCAAAACAGCTGTTAGCTTGTCTTCCTGCGGAGAGCAGTCGAATGGCCGGCGGGTGAAAGGGGTGTTGTCGCTAGAATATTATAGTAACGAGGATCTGGATCGCCTGATGCGCCAAATGGGACTTCCGGACGAGTCATGA
- a CDS encoding M28 family peptidase has protein sequence MTRGRGLFRYLYVVVLLLVLLFHTPVKAFAIDYPAFDSTRAMAKLEILDTIYPRHANTGGARVAAEWIQEQLAKVGVEATLQAFDDLCPDGTGHFYNVVGRIPGKTSKTVVLGSHFDTKRGVDDGFTGANDSGSSTVILLELARIFSTSGQDRQGPTLEFAFFDGEECMDSYTRTDGLHGSRRYVEDVVASKKNLDIIAMYLLDMVGDCDLRVTIPENSSYRLIKKVIRAAKQLHVRSHFTTFRGQILDDHQPFINAGIPAVDLIDFTFGSTPGGNEYWHTKEDNLSHTCEESLGIIGNVMRAVIVSYD, from the coding sequence ATGACGAGGGGCAGGGGGTTGTTCCGATATCTGTATGTTGTGGTGTTATTGCTGGTGCTGCTTTTCCATACCCCTGTGAAGGCCTTTGCTATTGATTATCCAGCGTTTGATTCAACACGTGCCATGGCAAAGTTGGAAATCTTGGATACCATTTATCCGCGGCATGCCAATACAGGAGGGGCGCGCGTTGCTGCAGAATGGATTCAGGAACAACTAGCAAAGGTTGGCGTGGAAGCGACGCTGCAGGCCTTTGATGATCTCTGTCCTGATGGAACGGGACATTTCTATAATGTTGTGGGCAGGATTCCTGGCAAAACGTCGAAAACCGTGGTTCTTGGATCGCACTTTGATACCAAGCGGGGTGTTGATGATGGATTTACCGGTGCCAATGACTCCGGATCGAGTACGGTCATATTGTTGGAATTGGCACGGATATTTTCGACATCGGGACAGGATCGGCAGGGGCCGACGCTGGAATTTGCCTTTTTTGACGGGGAGGAATGTATGGACTCCTATACGAGAACAGATGGATTGCACGGCAGTCGCAGATACGTTGAGGATGTGGTCGCATCGAAGAAAAATCTGGATATCATCGCCATGTATCTGCTGGATATGGTGGGGGACTGTGATTTGCGGGTGACGATTCCGGAGAACAGCAGCTATCGCCTGATAAAAAAAGTGATACGTGCGGCAAAGCAGCTGCATGTGCGTTCTCATTTTACGACTTTTCGAGGGCAGATACTCGATGATCACCAACCTTTTATAAACGCGGGAATCCCTGCTGTGGATCTGATCGATTTCACGTTCGGGTCGACGCCGGGAGGCAATGAGTACTGGCATACAAAAGAGGATAATCTGAGCCATACCTGCGAGGAAAGTCTGGGCATCATCGGCAACGTGATGCGTGCGGTGATAGTATCTTATGATTGA